From the Astatotilapia calliptera chromosome 6, fAstCal1.2, whole genome shotgun sequence genome, one window contains:
- the mafgb gene encoding v-maf avian musculoaponeurotic fibrosarcoma oncogene homolog Gb isoform X1: MTTTNKGNKALKVKREPGENGTSLTDEELVTMSVRELNQHLRGLTKEEILQLKQRRRTLKNRGYAASCRVKRVTQKEELEKQKAQLQQEVDKLANENASMRVELDALRSKYEALQTFARTVARSPTVGVGVRAGGGGGGVASSVIGPLIPGKVATATSVITIVKSKTDARS, encoded by the exons ATGACGACGACTAACAAAGGAAATAAAGCCTTGAAG gtgaagcgtgAGCCGGGCGAGAATGGCACCAGCCTCACAGACGAGGAGCTGGTGACCATGTCGGTGCGGGAGCTGAACCAGCACCTCCGAGGGCTCACCAAAGAAGAGATCCTGCAACTGAAACAGCGGCGGCGCACCCTGAAGAATCGTGGCTACGCCGCCAGCTGCCGGGTGAAGCGTGTCACCCAGAAGGAGGAGTTGGAGAAGCAGAAGgctcagctgcagcaggaggTGGACAAACTGGCCAATGAGAATGCTTCGATGCGCGTTGAGCTGGACGCTCTGAGGTCTAAGTACGAGGCGTTACAGACCTTCGCCAGGACTGTGGCACGAAGCCCCACTGTCGGGGTCGGGGTCAGGgctggagggggagggggaggggtggCGTCATCGGTCATCGGTCCGCTCATCCCAGGGAAGGTGGCGACGGCGACGAGCGTGATTACAATAGTGAAGTCAAAAACAGACGCACGGTCTTGA
- the mafgb gene encoding v-maf avian musculoaponeurotic fibrosarcoma oncogene homolog Gb isoform X2 has translation MCVCVRVCVCVRVCLCGRSNSWFSPGVLPTVFTTSSSLTLISFLLAESQPIRAQQHKGSGQCQCNHKETGSQENSKKSFCHFHSYNLTPIQQWNMLPQHSRYRFTMSPLLLVHSEEQGSCGMTTTNKGNKALKVKREPGENGTSLTDEELVTMSVRELNQHLRGLTKEEILQLKQRRRTLKNRGYAASCRVKRVTQKEELEKQKAQLQQEVDKLANENASMRVELDALRSKYEALQTFARTVARSPTVGVGVRAGGGGGGVASSVIGPLIPGKVATATSVITIVKSKTDARS, from the exons atgtgtgtgtgcgtgcgtgtgtgtgtgtgcgtgcgtgtgtgtttgtgtggacgTTCTAACAGTTGGTTTTCCCCTGGAGTCCTTCCCACAGTTTTTACCACTTCCTCTTCACTCACACTCATTTCATTCCTATTGGCAGAAAGCCAGCCAATAAGAGCGCAACAACACAAAGGTAGTGGGCAATGTCAGTGTAACCAcaaggaaacaggaagtcaggAAAATTCTAAGAAAAGTTTCTGTCACTTTCACTCATACAATCTCACCCCGATACAACAGTGGAACATGCTCCCACAACATAGTAGATATAGATTTACCATGTCTCCACTCCTCTTG GTTCATTCAGAAGAGCAAGGCTCTTGTGGCATGACGACGACTAACAAAGGAAATAAAGCCTTGAAG gtgaagcgtgAGCCGGGCGAGAATGGCACCAGCCTCACAGACGAGGAGCTGGTGACCATGTCGGTGCGGGAGCTGAACCAGCACCTCCGAGGGCTCACCAAAGAAGAGATCCTGCAACTGAAACAGCGGCGGCGCACCCTGAAGAATCGTGGCTACGCCGCCAGCTGCCGGGTGAAGCGTGTCACCCAGAAGGAGGAGTTGGAGAAGCAGAAGgctcagctgcagcaggaggTGGACAAACTGGCCAATGAGAATGCTTCGATGCGCGTTGAGCTGGACGCTCTGAGGTCTAAGTACGAGGCGTTACAGACCTTCGCCAGGACTGTGGCACGAAGCCCCACTGTCGGGGTCGGGGTCAGGgctggagggggagggggaggggtggCGTCATCGGTCATCGGTCCGCTCATCCCAGGGAAGGTGGCGACGGCGACGAGCGTGATTACAATAGTGAAGTCAAAAACAGACGCACGGTCTTGA